A single window of Nicotiana sylvestris chromosome 3, ASM39365v2, whole genome shotgun sequence DNA harbors:
- the LOC138888106 gene encoding uncharacterized protein encodes MWALKKLNLEWDVVANLRVAQLNELDEFWYHAYTSSSLYKEKMKYLYDNYIHNKEFKEGDLVLLFNSQLRMFPGKLKSKWSYTFKVVGVTSFGALDLKNKNDEVFRVNGHMVKHYLGKCNDGHSVVVLHFK; translated from the coding sequence atgtgggcgttgaagaagttgaatcttgagtgggatgttgtcGCCAACTTAAGGGTGGCGCAATTGAATGAGCTAGATGAGTTCTGGTACCATGCATATAcaagttcatccttgtacaaggagaagatgaagtacctctATGACAATTACATTCATAACAAAGAGTTCAAAGAAGGTGATCTTGTATTATTATTCAATTCTCAATTACGGATGTTTCCGGGAAAGTTGAAGTCTAAATGGAGTTACACGTTTAAGGTTGTTGGTGTGACATCCTTTGGTGCATTagacttgaaaaataaaaatgatgaggtgtttagagtcaatggtcacATGGTGAAGCATTATTTGGGAAAATGTAATGATGGCCACAGCGTGGTGGttcttcatttcaagtga